Part of the Nicotiana sylvestris chromosome 5, ASM39365v2, whole genome shotgun sequence genome is shown below.
GAGAATGTCATAAGTCTTATTCAACATGAATAATCGTCAATTTAAGCAGgaatagtacataataaggatCACGGAAAAACCAAAAAGcacgataacctcaacaaaacaacaagacataataagcacgtgataactacaccggtaaccacaacaattggacatgtaacatatttgcacgaagtcatagaggaaatcacaatcaagaagtatcaaaacaataaggaaggcaatcacttcaattaaggcaattaagggtcaagtgacacgtaagaattagaggaaagctaacaatatcatatggagcatatagaggcaatttaagcaattaggaaacccaatcatgacgggatactttccacataatgagcataaggacctaagaaccctagaggcaaatttccCATAAATAAgttcgagcacacactcgtcacctcgcatgcacggactacaattagcatagaaaactcaaatcctaaggggaagtccccccacaaggttaggcaagatacttacctcaatccggccaattcaatactcaatttaacttttcctttaccaattcatcaacgctcggctcaatctagccaaaaatgacttgaatacatcaaacaatgcaagagaaaacaatttcaattgacaaaactatgattcttatacaatttgcaaaaagtcaacaaaagtcaactcccaaggcccgcacctcggaacccgacacaATTTATAAAAACCGAACACCCATTTcgctacgagttcacccatataaaaattatctaattccgataccatttggtcattcaaattatcattttacatttttgaaagatttcacaatttttcccaaattttcctttatattctcataaatttgatattaaatctaagatataatcacaaaatatagctgaaaattgattagagacacccaatgatttggagaagtttgagtctttgaaaaatcacctatggaggtttaggttttgagaaaattgaaaaatgggtgaaaatcccgtcaaaaatctcacttaacaggcctcaaatgtcgcatttgcgaccgaATTGCGAACCCTCGCAATTTGCGAATAAGGGGCTGGAAAAAGTTGCATTTGCAACAAAAAGTTTGCATTTGCAAACtgggcatcgcaattgcgatgaaaaagttcgcatttgcgaccacaccagaaaccagcaattTTTCCCAACACGcaaatgagcataacttccttATACGATGTTCAAATTCAATGATTCTTTTTCCTATGGCTCCGTAATTttgatacggatctaatggttcaataaaaatgaaatttggaTCTCATTTTCTTAATGTAGTATCATTTTTTCTTGAAGAAACGACGAAGAAGCATCCAAAAACAAGTGCAACATAgcctaaacctatccgaaactccttcaagccctcggggctccaaatcaaacatgcacgcaagtctaaaaacatcatactgactcgttcgtgtgatcaaatcatcaaaataatatcaaagactatgaatttaacctcaaaactcatgattttctaacttttcaatcggacatccaaatcacgtcaaatcaatttcgattctcaccaaatttcacaggtaggacttaaatatcataaAAAACTTGTACCAGGctctagaaccaaaatacgagcccgataccaatgagttcaaacattaattcatttCCTTTAAAAACTAGCAggacaattttcttcaaaaattattttctaagggtaaggacctcggaattcaatttcgggcatacgcccaaatcctATATTTTACCATGGACCTCCCAGGATTATCAGAAcatagatccgggttcgtttaccaaaaatgttgaccaaagtcaactaaaaaccaaattgtaactctagaaattactatatttttcgtattttcacataaaagctttccggtttcacgctcggactacgcacgcaagtcgatacatataatatgaagctactcgtgacctcaaactACCGAACCGAACGTAATTGCTCAAAATaaccagttgggtcgttacactACCAATAACATAGCAGAAGCTCAGGCAATTCTGGAGGCACTAAGGTATAAAGTTCATGCCCAATTTCCTTCTTGTTTGATTGAAACAGACTCACTATTGATGAGAAATATGCTGGAGGATATTTGAGAACCACCATGGAGCATTGTCAATCAGGTGGAGGAGATCAAAACACTATTAGCTAGAGGTGTATTTCAAATAGTACATGTGATGAGAGAACGGAATAAACTGGCAAATTACCTTGCCAATTAGACTATACAAATAGGTAATACCACTAGTTGGGAATGCACAATGCTCAAAGCAACACGCATGAAACATACACAGTCCAATTTTGGAAAATGTGGGCATGGGATTTTGAAGCAATTTGTGGGCTGCTTGACGATTATTTGGAGGAACTGGCAAGCACAGGCTACATGTATCAGACATGAGGAAGGTACATTCAGTTGGTTTTTATCCATATATAACATGCACAATCACGTATTAAAGGAGCAAAGACACAAGTTCACTAAGGTGACATTAAGCTGGACCTTGAGAATGCACTTGATTGCGTATGGTTTTGCTTACTTCTGGGCTATATCATGGTTGAATGCAAGTTCCAGGTGCCAATTGAAGATTCATATTCATGTGGAATTGAAGTACTCAATCTCAGTTTGGATTGTGCAACTTTGCAGCATGGGATGCTCACTTTGGACATACAATGGTCATGTAGTCGTTTGGCTATGCTTGATTAGGGTATGCATTCCTTCATAGTTCATTATGTACTACCAAAGTTGAGTATAATACTTAGCTTTGGTAATAGGTTTGATGTACCATCTTTTgttaattttctttattttgtgagACCTCCTGGcatattgtatttttatttggatattattaataaaaaacaTCACTAAGCAACCAACTTAGTGGTATATttgatattaaaaaaaaaaaacttagattAGTCAAAATGGGAAAGACgagttgaagaagaaaagatagaAGTTATTTACTCTCCTCTTTTCATAAAAGTGTGTGCGTGTGCGCTTTTTCTTGTGGCTATGATCGGTTAATTTGTATGAGAACTGAAAAGAAGGAAACATTTGCACAAGGTTGTCACttatagcttgtttggatggttgttacctattgtattgtatcgtattattactttaaatataatgtttgttttgattgttatttGAATTTTAtcgtatcgtatcgttaaattcgTCGTTACGTAATGaagaaatgtgccactttatgtaacgaccgatttggtgtgctcgcgtcgttaccttgtccttttttctcaatttcacccttcattattattaaataattttattttatcatttaccctacctttttatataccgtatcataatttttctttataatattgcaagctCATCATATTACTGGTGCGTGATAACATGAAACGGCGACAAAACGACACAATCCATCCAAACATTATTTTATCAAACGGTACAGTACAATACGATACaagatacgatacattatgaaccGATAtaaaacaaccatccaaacaagctgttattAGAAGTTGAAGGGAGTTATGTCACAAAACTAAAAAGTAGGAGGGCAGAAATGTACATCAAAAACTGATCCCTTTCCCACCATAGTTAAGCCGCCACAATTTCACGACGACTCCATAAACTCCGACGAATTTCAAAACGATTTTCTCAAAACTTTTCGACCTTCCTTTCAGAAACAACAATGGAGAATTCGCATATCGGCGCCCTAAATCCCTTGCAaaaccctttccctttccctcCTCATCGCCGCCGACCCCTAATGAGCCAAACCTACATTACACTCCTTCAGATTCTATCCTATAATTGCCCCACCACCGACTCTACTACTGAGATACAAAAACCAGGTAAAATTACTAAACTTTTATTTTCTTTGCCTGAATTAACAGAAAATAGAGCTCAGAGTATAAGTTTATGTGTTTATCAATGTGGTTGCATGACTATTAGTAGgttcctttttattttttggtaatCACTCAGCCATCCCTATGCCTTTAGTTTAGGTTGTTCGAATTTGAAATGGCAATAAAGTCGAATGACCGATTGTGATTGtcttttatatatataacatatatatatttttttgtgtgtgtatcTTACATGCAACAGATGTATCTCAATGTGTGTTAGTGTTCTGCTATGTATGCTTTTGATAATCATGTGATTACACATGTACAATCTATATGCACAACTATGGTTCCGACGCTAATTTTTAATTATGACATGACTTCAATTTTGGAGAAGATACTAAATACAAGTTATACTTATAGTAACATGTTGGTATTGACAAAGCCATTTtttaatttgtaaaaaatgtttGTATAGATGACAATGGCAGTAAATTGGGAAAAGAGAATGAAGTCGAAGAGTTGGTTGATCATCATCTCATCAGGTCTGATAATTTGTTAGTTAATGGTCCTGCTCATAAGGAGTCTGACAATCTGGTAGTGCAACAGGGTTCGGGTGATGGAAATGAAGGGAGCTCTCGTTCTGGATACAGAGATTTTACCAGTGCACAAATGGAAGTAGATTTAGATCTCTCAAATCGTACAAGTGATGCAATACAAGGCGACAGAGGCCATGCTAGAACAAATGATATTGATGATATGAATCGTTTGGTAGACAAAACTCGTAGTTTTAACGATCAAATGGTCGAGGAACCTGGGAATAGGTGTAGCACTCATGAATCGGAAGTGAAGGAGTCTGATCCTGTCGGACCGGTAGAATTAGACAAAGAACTCAGCATTGATGATGTCTGTGCAACTATAGAGTCATGTTTTGGTGCGGATACAGTTGCTGAGTTGTCACAACCTGCAGAGGTCTCTGGAGAGGAAATCCCTGTTCCTATGACACATTTGACGGAAGAAATGGAGCATGGCTTGCGTCTAAAAGAGATGGAATTGGAAACTTTGATATCTTCTGCTGGAGCAACAGATTTGTCCGTCCATGTTCCCATGGGTGAAGAAATAGAGAAAGGGGAAGTTTCTGGGGATTTTATGGTTTTTGATGAATCAGATTATGACATAGTTAATGATGTTCGGGATGAGAAGAAGGTTGAAGCAGAGAAGTATCCTGCTGACATTGTTGATCGAGAAGATTTTGCTTTTGATGCTCGCGATAATCCACCACAAAAAAGGGACGCATATGCCTCTTCATCCATTGATGCAGTTGATGAGGATTACACCTCTTTGGGGGGAAAATTCATAAGAAAATTTGGAGAAGAGCCGAAAGATAATGTTGAAAAAGTTTTTTGCTCAAAGGATGTTGGGACCAGAAAGGTCCGTGTGTATGACAGCATTTTGGATAGTGGGAATGTTGCTAAACAAGTTGGTGGAGACATGAAGTTAGATCATCCTGCTGGTTTCCAATTTGGCGCAACCTCCGCAGAAAAGGCAAAAGAAAATAAACACTTAATAGATGCTGCAGAGGTATGATCACTCCCTTCAATCTTTTACTGTAGCACTTAATTTGCACTTAATTTACATTCTAACTATTGCACTTTCCACTATGTGCAACTTTCATGTCTGTTCTGGTTAATTCGGATTCTTTTCAGTTTGCCCGGTGTTTGAATGCAATAGGTGAATGGCTTCTTAGGAATATTTTGACTTCTCTCGCATAATCAGATGAAACGTTGTCAGTGTCGCTAGATATGGCTAGTGCAATAAGTGTCCAGCAATCTCACTTGTCTTGGACTCGGTACATTCTCATGCTTCTATGAAGCTCTTCCGATCTGCTATTGATCCAAGTAAACAGAATTCACTTGCTGTTTCAAAGAGATAAACTTCACATATGCCCATCTGCACTTTTGGTGCGATTATTCCCTATTATAGACATTCCCAAATTCAACAAAAGAAAGCTGAACCTCTAGTTGGTGTTCGTAAATGCATAGAATATCCAGATCATTTACCATGCTTGTTGACTTCTATCAAAATCGTCAAGACTTGACTCTAATTCATTCTCCTCCCTTTCTCCtcctgaaaaaggaaaaaagaaatggTAGTAGGACTTTAGCAGGTTTCTAAAGTTACTGATGCTGGCATGCCGCATCTGCATACTTTATACGTAGTGCATTACCTGATGATCTTGCTTGAGCTGAGGAGGGAAGGGAAGGGACAAAGTAGAAATTGGGTTATTGAaatattttatattctgttagCCTCTTAATTGAACATCCCAACTCGTATTTGCGTCTGCAAGTCAGTACGATGGTATAGATGGATAAAGTATAGTTTGCAGTTTTTCTGACATGCAGTCTCACTTTCTGTGTTTCTCATCAGCTGCAAATATCGCTATATTTGATTCTGTTCCTCTTGTGGCAGGATGCTGATAtcggtaaaaagaaaaagaagggagGTCCTTTAaccaaagaaaagagagcaaagaAAAAGGTGTCTCTCATTCTCCCTTCATTTTCATTTATTTGTGAATGAGTTTATCTTCCTTTACCCTGCTCTAACAGAAGAATGTTAAATCTGGTAATGTAATATGCTTATGCTCTGATTTCGTAGGATCAAGTTGCTCATTCTTAAGCATATGTCTTTATTTAAAGAATCTAATATATTTTGTAGGCCAAAGAAAGAATTAAACGAGCTGAAAAGAACAGAAAGCTTGGAGTTAAAAGGCTGAAGCTTCCACCAGTGGTGAAACCAAAAGTTGTGGCATATTGCCGC
Proteins encoded:
- the LOC104248432 gene encoding uncharacterized protein, whose amino-acid sequence is MENSHIGALNPLQNPFPFPPHRRRPLMSQTYITLLQILSYNCPTTDSTTEIQKPDDNGSKLGKENEVEELVDHHLIRSDNLLVNGPAHKESDNLVVQQGSGDGNEGSSRSGYRDFTSAQMEVDLDLSNRTSDAIQGDRGHARTNDIDDMNRLVDKTRSFNDQMVEEPGNRCSTHESEVKESDPVGPVELDKELSIDDVCATIESCFGADTVAELSQPAEVSGEEIPVPMTHLTEEMEHGLRLKEMELETLISSAGATDLSVHVPMGEEIEKGEVSGDFMVFDESDYDIVNDVRDEKKVEAEKYPADIVDREDFAFDARDNPPQKRDAYASSSIDAVDEDYTSLGGKFIRKFGEEPKDNVEKVFCSKDVGTRKVRVYDSILDSGNVAKQVGGDMKLDHPAGFQFGATSAEKAKENKHLIDAAEDADIGKKKKKGGPLTKEKRAKKKAKERIKRAEKNRKLGVKRLKLPPVVKPKVVAYCRHYLKGRCSEGEKCKFSHDTTPLTKSKPCCHFARQSCMKGDDCPFDHQLSKYPCNNYASIGFCSRGADCLFSHEITVKMAAVTSPTASNLELMSPSAPSNSNSLMQINTYGVSHKDVNSSSGSAGFVPGKCTERTVLEPVQKPAARTPKGVTFLSHGKSLQGDARKHEKAGLSSKADDVGKLSCQMIHNKHEKAGLMKGVSPRTPQGINFLSFGQAPSAEPSGDTYSGLFNMDYGVKKLLPGGMNNSIEAATCAKRDGSVKDDNQANLSASLWSMNQMSTRTPHASAPQGISFLSAEKAAQDISRPNEFNRASSPIQRRPSAAEKTSDEMPFRQSSSLFPAGQSLNYQSAQKCSMGIASSSKTPFLANTQPSSIQKALQSTLAFAAKFDLGVKFGTSNGSTNITSSINHSKDR